A window of Streptomyces marispadix contains these coding sequences:
- the recX gene encoding recombination regulator RecX: MTRRTPWPVQEDSGGPTSSRAEVGSPRKTRASRRGMSGGRPSTDEGETSLDEGGEGELPGVDGDLGDDGAREPGKGSGSDSGGDSGGDSGGGPDGDPSQDPVERARAVCLRLLTGTPRTRRQLADALRKREIPDEAAEEVLSRFEEVGLIDDVAFADAWVESRHHGRGLARRALARELRTKGVDSQVIEEAVGQLDAEREAETARALVEGKLRSTRGLDREKRIRRLAGMLARRGYGEGLALRVVRQALEEEGDDPEVLDRYLPED; encoded by the coding sequence GTGACACGGCGCACGCCATGGCCGGTCCAGGAAGACAGCGGTGGCCCCACTTCGTCGAGGGCCGAGGTGGGGTCACCGCGTAAGACACGGGCGTCCCGCCGGGGTATGTCCGGCGGGCGGCCGAGCACAGATGAGGGTGAGACGTCCCTCGATGAGGGAGGCGAAGGCGAACTCCCTGGCGTCGACGGGGACTTGGGCGACGATGGTGCTCGGGAGCCGGGCAAGGGCTCGGGCAGTGACTCGGGTGGCGACTCGGGTGGCGACTCGGGCGGTGGCCCCGACGGCGACCCGAGCCAGGACCCGGTGGAGCGGGCGCGGGCGGTCTGCCTGAGGTTGCTCACCGGTACGCCACGGACGCGACGTCAGCTCGCGGACGCCTTGCGTAAACGGGAGATCCCCGACGAGGCCGCGGAGGAGGTGCTCTCCCGTTTCGAGGAGGTCGGGCTGATCGACGATGTGGCCTTCGCGGACGCCTGGGTGGAGTCCCGGCATCACGGCCGCGGGCTTGCCCGGCGGGCGCTGGCCCGTGAACTGCGTACCAAGGGCGTCGACTCCCAGGTCATCGAGGAGGCGGTGGGTCAGCTCGACGCCGAGCGTGAGGCGGAGACGGCACGTGCGCTGGTGGAGGGCAAGCTGCGCTCCACGCGGGGGCTGGACCGTGAGAAGCGGATTCGCCGCCTCGCCGGGATGCTTGCCCGCAGGGGGTACGGCGAGGGGCTGGCGCTAAGGGTGGTGCGGCAGGCGCTGGAGGAAGAGGGGGACGATCCCGAGGTGCTGGACCGGTATCTGCCCGAGGACTGA
- the recA gene encoding recombinase RecA encodes MAETDREKALETALAQIERQFGKGAVMRMGERPNEPVEVIPTGSTALDVALGVGGLPRGRVVEVYGPESSGKTTLTLHAVANAQKGGGTVAFVDAEHALDPEYAKKLGVDTDALILSQPDNGEQALEITDMLIRSGALDLIVIDSVAALVPRAEIEGEMGDSHVGLQARLMSQALRKITGALNHSKTTAIFINQLREKVGVMFGSPETTTGGRALKFYASVRLDIRRIETLKDGTDPVGNRTRVKVVKNKVAPPFKQAEFDILYGQGISREGGLIDMGVENGFIRKSGAWYTYEGDQLGQGKENARNFLRDNPDLANEIEKKIKEKLGIGVAPEEPGSEPGADAAGAAAPAGEAAADAAKAAPASKAKAPKSAAAKS; translated from the coding sequence ATGGCAGAAACCGACCGCGAGAAGGCGCTCGAGACCGCCCTCGCGCAGATTGAACGGCAGTTCGGCAAGGGCGCCGTGATGCGCATGGGGGAGCGGCCGAACGAGCCGGTCGAGGTCATCCCCACGGGATCCACCGCCCTCGACGTGGCGCTCGGCGTCGGAGGACTGCCGCGCGGGCGCGTGGTGGAGGTGTACGGGCCGGAGTCCTCCGGCAAGACGACCCTGACGCTGCATGCGGTGGCCAACGCACAGAAGGGCGGCGGGACGGTCGCGTTCGTCGACGCCGAGCACGCCCTCGACCCCGAGTACGCGAAGAAACTCGGCGTCGACACGGACGCGTTGATCCTCTCCCAGCCGGACAACGGCGAACAGGCGCTGGAGATCACGGACATGCTCATCCGTTCCGGCGCGCTCGACCTGATCGTCATCGACTCCGTCGCCGCGCTCGTCCCGCGTGCGGAGATCGAGGGCGAGATGGGCGACTCGCATGTGGGGCTCCAGGCCCGGCTGATGAGCCAGGCCCTGCGAAAGATCACCGGCGCGCTCAACCACTCCAAGACCACGGCGATCTTCATCAACCAGCTACGCGAGAAGGTCGGCGTGATGTTCGGGTCGCCCGAGACCACGACGGGCGGGCGGGCGCTGAAGTTCTACGCCTCCGTACGGCTCGACATCCGCCGGATCGAGACGCTCAAGGACGGCACCGACCCGGTGGGCAACCGCACCCGGGTCAAGGTCGTCAAGAACAAGGTCGCACCGCCGTTCAAGCAGGCCGAGTTCGACATCCTCTACGGGCAGGGCATCAGCCGCGAGGGCGGCCTGATCGACATGGGCGTGGAGAACGGCTTCATCCGCAAGTCCGGCGCCTGGTACACGTACGAGGGCGACCAGCTCGGGCAGGGCAAGGAGAACGCCCGCAACTTCCTTCGCGACAACCCCGATCTGGCCAACGAGATCGAGAAGAAGATCAAGGAGAAGCTGGGCATCGGAGTGGCGCCGGAGGAGCCCGGCAGCGAGCCCGGTGCCGATGCCGCAGGCGCGGCCGCACCGGCCGGTGAAGCTGCCGCAGACGCGGCCAAGGCCGCTCCGGCCTCGAAGGCGAAGGCGCCGAAGTCCGCTGCCGCGAAGAGCTGA